The following coding sequences lie in one Salvelinus fontinalis isolate EN_2023a chromosome 21, ASM2944872v1, whole genome shotgun sequence genomic window:
- the LOC129818396 gene encoding uncharacterized protein LOC129818396, giving the protein MFKGMAAVAVKEGCADSVPTPTIVLDPGYINVAMPVIVRCESTGGTKCHFYKDHDPNPIREVNSGVCQFILFWNEFKKWNKTEVDLSCAILQKGEEKIIPTFYNARRLHVSDSIGIPRIFVENTGTYLSLRCEAKHAGTSCYYYLNNSDVPFKSQPYKDNVCVGRVAEKDLLRKRNSAGEVFITCAVELVMEGEDTVKSQHSEPFKIAIDDYPGPTTSLSTFSTNKTSVTNGEESSEFPLYISLSVGAFSLILLVVSVLCFLRYKRGDQQDWSANRSQWNQNKEVIYANASLFQQGGLNVGM; this is encoded by the exons aTGTTTAAAGGTATGGCTGCTGTTGCAGTTAAAGAAGGTTGTGCAG ATTCAGTCCCTACTCCCACCATTGTGTTAGACCCTGGGTACATCAATGTAGCTATGCCTGTCATAGTACGCTGTGAGTCAACAGGTGGCACAAAGTGCCACTTCTACAAAGACCACGACCCCAACCCAATAAGAGAAGTGAATTCCGGTGTTTGCCAATTCATATTGTTCTGGAATGAGTTCAAAAAGTGGAACAAGACTGAAGTAGATCTCAGCTGTGCTATTCTACAGAAGGGAGAAGAAAAAATAATCCCAACATTTTACAACGCTCGAAGACTTCATGTAAGTG ATTCCATTGGAATACCCAGGATTTTTGTGGAAAATACAGGAACTTACTTAAGTCTTCGGTGTGAGGCCAAGCATGCTGGTACCTCATGCTACTATTACCTGAACAACAGTGACGTCCCGTTTAAAAGTCAGCCCTACAAAGACAATGTCTGTGTGGGGAGAGTGGCGGAAAAGGATCTGCTGAGAAAGAGGAACAGTGCCGGAGAGGTCTTCATCACCTGTGCTGTGGAGCTGGTAATGGAGGGTGAAGATACTGTGAAATCACAGCATAGTGAACCGTTCAAGATTGCCATAGATG ACTATCCTGGGCCCACTACTTCCTTATCAACATTCAGTACCAACAAAACCAGTGTAACTAATGGAGAAG AGTCCTCAGAGTTCCCCCTCTACATCAGTCTGAGTGTTGGGGCCTTTAGCCTTATTCTGCTGGTTGTATCTGTCCTGTGTTTTCTCCGGTACAAGCGAG GTGATCAACAAGACTGGTCTGCAAATAG ATCCCAATGGAACCAGAACAAAGAAGTTATCT ATGCAAATGCTTCATTATTTCAACAAGGCGGTCTAAATGTGGGGATGTGA